From Trichoderma atroviride chromosome 1, complete sequence, one genomic window encodes:
- a CDS encoding uncharacterized protein (TransMembrane:8 (i112-130o136-152i359-378o384-410i923-944o956-972i993-1013o1025-1044i)) — MQLPWAGRGGSGNESLLPMANLPIITGDAADGDREGRSGARPGHARTSSAHARGVAKEYSFMTPSEAAAQLRTSLTYGLTPNEALKRLGEHGPNEIPHEEPEPLWLRFAKQFQEPLIVLLLVSAGTSLLLGNTDDAISITVAVTIVVSVGFIQEYRSEKSIEALNHLVPNHAHLVRGSANKPSAMPKMSPWPPNVNELRDPADSSGLMTPIEDILDATSFRVSASQLVPGDLVLFTTGDRIPADIRVTKAADLTIDVSNLTGETKPISISTESRSQGINHFSKQSSLAPAMPLDSSEAENSDIRNIAYMGTLVKSGHGQGIVFATGGSTHFGSIATSVSGTENPRSPLQLSMDELGTQLSKASFVVIGLISLVGWLQGKKLLEIFTISISLAVAAIPEGLPIIVTVTLALGVHRMAKHHAIVRWMPKVETLGSVNVVCTDKTGTLTTNHMTTVEMWCFGEQGPFHVSSDAEVEEIKPTQAALHILRIGNVANNARLAKNFAESGAAASAVLTSTLSREEASTYTRWVGQPTDVAMLDMLDKFKEHDIRDSVGPRVTEVPFSSERKWMGVTIGNEKEYAYMKGSIEKVLAACDTYLEKDGREIVLDSARRQEALAAAEAMAVKGLRVLAFASGQVSKSSKARSPAPGTRSNTPAADGTSTPTIPQGSDDTYKGLTFAGLVGMRDPPRPGVERSIRRLMRGGVRVIMITGDAETTALAIGKQLGMSVAVPSAHLPGQNAIRAVLRGDEIDRMSDQDLAQAIQHTTIFARTNPDHKMKIIRALQSRGDIVAMTGDGVNDAPALKKADIGIAMGRHGTDVAKEAADMILTDDDFSTILRAIEEGKGIFNNIQNFLTFQLSTSAASLALVFVCTCFGFKSPLNAMQILWINIIMDGPPAQSLGVETVDPDVMNRPPRKRNDPVLTKKLIQRVLTSAAIIMVGTMLTYRQQMADGVVTRRDTTMTFTCFVFFDMFNALSCRSESKSILRGEVGLLSNTLFNWAVSLSIVGQLLVIYLPWLQEVFQTEAISLGDLIRLVLLCSTVFWADELRKYLKNGRRRLGGGYSQAV; from the exons ATGCAGTTGCCATGGGCAGGGCGTGGCGGCTCTGGCAATGAGTCTCTGCTGCCAATGGCCAACTTGCCCATCATCACTGGAGATGCGGCCGACGGCGATCGGGAGGGAAGATCAGGAGCAAGGCCAGGACATGCCCGAACATCCTCTGCGCATGCGCGA GGCGTCGCCAAAGAATACTCCTTCATGACACCCAgcgaagctgctgcgcaGTTACGGACGTCCCTCACGTACGGCCTTACGCCCAACGAAGCCTTGAAGCGACTCGGCGAACATGGACCGAATGAGATACCTCACGAAGAACCAGAGCCTCTGTGGCTCCGGTTTGCGAAGCAGTTTCAAGAGCCGTTGATTGTACTCCTCCTGGTATCCGCGGGAACCTCGTTACTCTTGGGGAACACGGACGATGCGATAAGTATCACGGTGGCGGTAACCATTGTTGTTTCTGTCGGTTTTATCCAGGAGTATCGATCGGAGAAATCCATCGAGGCCCTCAATCACCTCGTTCCGAATCACGCACATCTTGTACGAGGCTCAGCGAATAAGCCGTCTGCTATGCCGAAAATGTCTCCGTGGCCCCCTAATGTCAACGAACTTCGAGACCCGGCCGATAGTTCTGGTTTAATGACCCCAATCGAAGACATCTTGGACGCCACTTCTTTTAGAGTGTCGGCGTCTCAGCTTGTACCGGGTGATTTGGTCCTATTTACCACTGGCGACCGTATTCCTGCAGATATACGGGTTACCAAGGCCGCTGACTTGACCATTGACGTATCTAATCTGACAGGCGAGACGAAGCCTATCAGTATATCAACTGAGTCGCGGTCTCAAGGAATCAATCATTTCTCGAAGCAGTCATCACTCGCTCCAGCCATGCCTTTGGACAGCAGCGAGGCGGAGAACAGTGACATACGGAATATTGCATACATGGGCACGCTGGTAAAGTCCGGACACGGTCAGGGAATTGTCTTTGCAACCGGTGGCAGCACTCACTTCGGCTCTATTGCTACAAGCGTTTCTGGAACGGAAAACCCCCGGTCGCCTTTGCAGCTATCGATGGATGAGCTTGGCACACAGCTGAGCAAGGCATCATTTGTCGTGATTGGATTGATATCGCTTGTTGGTTGGCTACAAGGGAAAAAACTGTTGGAAATTTTCACCATTTCTATATCCCTGGCCGTTGCAGCTATACCAGAAGGCTTACCCATTATCGTTACCGTTACTTTGGCTCTTGGCGTACATCGGATGGCGAAGCATCATGCTATCGTACGCTGGATGCCCAAAGTTGAAACCCTTGGATCTGTCAACGTCGTCTGTACCGACAAGACGG GTACTCTCACGACCAATCATATGACTACTGTCGAGATGTGGTGCTTTGGAGAACAGGGCCCGTTTCACGTCTCCTCGGACGCTGAAGTGGAAGAGATTAAGCCCACGCAAGCGGCTTTACATATCCTACGAATTGGAAACGTTGCCAACAATGCGCGCCTGGCAAAGAACTTTGCAGAGAGCGGCGCCGCTGCAAGCGCCGTCTTGACCTCAACCCTTAGTCGTGAAGAAGCATCTACCTATACTCGATGGGTTGGCCAGCCTACGGATGTGGCCATGCTCGACATGCTTGATAAATTTAAAGAGCATGACATTCGAGATTCCGTCGGCCCACGCGTCACCGAAGTGCCCTTTAGCTCTGAGAGGAAATGGATGGGCGTTACCATTGGAAACGAAAAAGAGTACGCTTATATGAAAGGATCTATAGAGAAAGTCCTCGCCGCATGCGATACGTATCTGGAAAAAGATGGCCGGGAGATTGTACTGGATAGTGCACGACGCCAGGaggccttggcagcagccgAAGCCATGGCTGTCAAGGGACTTCGCGTTCTTGCTTTTGCTAGTGGTCAAGTATCCAAGTCTTCCAAAGCTCGTTCGCCTGCACCTGGTACGCGAAGCAACACGCCCGCTGCCGATGGCACTTCTACCCCAACGATTCCTCAAGGCTCGGACGATACGTACAAAGGACTCACATTTGCTGGCTTAGTTGGCATGAGGGACCCTCCTCGGCCCGGTGTGGAGCGCTCTATTCGACGACTTATGCGAGGCGGCGTCAGAGTTATTATGATCACCGGCGATGCGGAAACTACTGCACTTGCGATTGGTAAACAGTTGGGAATGAGCGTTGCCGTTCCCAGCGCCCATTTGCCGGGTCAGAACGCAATAAGAGCTGTCCTCCggggagatgagattgataGGATGTCTGACCAAGACCTTGCCCAAGCGATACAGCACACTACCATTTTTGCCAGAACCAACCCCGACCACAAAATGAAGATTATTCGTGCGCTTCAGTCTCGAGGAGACATTGTGGCCATGACGGGTGACGGTGTAAACGATGCGCCTGCCTTGAAAAAGGCAGACATTGGTATTGCTATGGGACGCCATGGAACAGACGTTGCCAAAGAGGCCGCGGATATGATTTTGACTGACGACGATTTCTCCACCATTTTACGGGCCATTgaggaaggcaaaggcatATTCAACAATATTCAGAATTTCCTTACCTTCCAACTTAGTACGAGTGCGGCTAGTTTGGCCCTGGTTTTTGTCTGCACTTGCTTTGGGTTCAAGAGTCCCCTGAATGCTATGCAGATTCTTTGGATTA ACATCATCATGGATGGTCCCCCTGCGCAGTCGCTTGGCGTCGAAACAGTAGACCCCGATGTGATGAACAGGCCACCAAGGAAGCGGAATGATCCAGTCCTGACCAAGAAACTTATACAGAGAGTTTTAACTTCGGCAGCCATTATCATGGTTGGCACTATGCTCACATACCGGCAGCAGATGGCCGACGGCGTTGTCACTCGCAGGGATACCACCATGACCTTTACATGCTTTGTGTTCTTTGACATGTTCAACGCCCTTAGCTGCCGATCCGAATCCAAGTCGATACTGCGCGGCGAAGTGGGACTGTTGTCGAACACCTTGTTCAACTGGGCAGTGTCTCTGTCAATTGTtggccagctccttgtcATCTATCTCCCGTGGCTACAAGAGGTTTTCCAAACAGAAGCTATTTCGCTGGGTGATTTGATACGACTTGTCTTGCTTTGCAGCACCGTGTTCTGGGCGGACGAATTACGAAAGTACTTGAAGAACGGGCGGCGGCGTTTGGGTGGCGGTTACAGTCAAGCGGTATAA
- a CDS encoding uncharacterized protein (EggNog:ENOG41) produces MSDEDKELLARIGQLAGQINRHKSQQANYRSVPPTHQPVRHRGNAYRQASAPYPSRGYSGRPAATHRNRTLHLNASASASGSASSSAAPSPAPTTPGWVSKNDRHRQLINANIYEKESQNRAKAIEETRQRKMKDQKRREKQRFSEFLRHQATVDGFAGTSTSTSTSTNPAVTNEITVNGIRFRVLDGGKKLVKTPGDPLPPTMTPKMTVIAGVKFHRTKTGNLVAQRIVKDHRRSGMVKKLDQRCKIFSTTGSCSKGPACRYVHDPDKVALCKDFLKDGKCPNGESCDLSHELTPERVPNCLHFAKGQCSRPDCPFTHSKASPSAPVCAAFGFCGYCDKGADCTDRHVFECPDFSNTGFCKTRGCKLLHRERASVLRNQAKQRDEAQDVSSEDESVDSNDVDSDEVAEFLEGDSDDSDFDNPKDYLPL; encoded by the exons ATGTCGGACGAAGACAAAGAGCTGTTGGCGCGCATCGGCCAACTTGCTG GCCAAATCAATCGACACAAAAGCCAGCAAGCCAACTACCGCTCCGTCCCGCCGACGCATCAACCAGTGCGCCACCGAG GAAACGCCTATCGTCAAGCAAGCGCGCCTTACCCGAGCAGAGGATACAGCGGCCGGCCAGCCGCCACGCACCGCAACAGAACATTGCATCTCAACGCTTCGGCATCTGCTTCAGGATCTGCCTCGAGCTCGGCCGCCCCCAGCCCTGCTCCTACGACCCCGGGCTGGGTGAGCAAAAACGATCGCCACCGCCAGctcatcaacgccaacatATATGAGAAAGAGAGCCAGAATCGAGCCAAAGCTATCGAAGAGACTCGCCagagaaagatgaaagatcAGAAGCGCCGGGAAAAGCAACGATTCAGCGAATTCCTTCGCCACCAGGCCACGGTGGATGGATTTGCAGGcacgagcacgagcacgagcacgagcaCTAATCCCGCAGTTACAAATGAAATAACGGTAAACGGCATTCGCTTCCGCGTCTTGGATGGAGGGAAGAAACTCGTTAAGACACCTG GTGACCCTCTCCCCCCTACGATGACGCCAAAGATGACCGTTATTGCCGGTGTCAAGTTCCATCGTACAAAGACTGGAAACCTTGTGGCGCAGAGGATAGTCAAAGACCACCG TCGATCTGGTATGGTCAAAAAACTTGATCAACGATGCAAAATCTTTTCAACGACTG GTTCTTGTTCGAAAGGCCCGGCCTGCCGATACGTCCATGACCCTGACAAGGTGGCTCTTTGCAAGGATTTCTTGAAAGATGGCAAGTGTCCCAACGGCGAGTCTTGCGATCTCTCTCATGAGCTTACCCCAGAACGTGTTCCGAACTGTTTGCACTTTGCCAAGGGACAATGCTCCCGGCCTGACTGTCCCTTTACCCACTCCAAAGCCTCTCCAAGTGCCCCCGTATGCGCGGCATTTGGATTCTGCGGATACTGTGACAAGGGTGCAGACTGCACCGATCGCCATGTCTTCGAATGCCCAGACTTCAGCAACACCGGTTTCTGTAAGACCAGGGGATGTAAGCTGCTCCATCGTGAGAGGGCAAGCGTCCTCCGAAATCAGGCCAAACAGCGCGACGAGGCCCAGGATGTCTCTAGCGAAGATGAATCAGTCGACTCTAACGATGTCGATTCTGACGAAGTGGCCGAGTTCCTCGAGGGCGATTCGGATGATTCCGACTTTGACAACCCAAAAGACTATCTCCCCCTTTAA
- a CDS encoding uncharacterized protein (EggNog:ENOG41), translated as MGLRDALKKKDAIQQDQDADGRMAGPDITFVRSDTVSQQVIMPSDENALGYNDGLLSPSSTSGEHRKSRRSFDFFHSDQSRSPSASSSTSQKSKKESTARRLSHRLHLSRAPETSDHVPQNLPEIVVPNDVQDGDAAELQWEKRATMLAGQNDRVRSRPPSRDAADGMAHMSLDSPRSRSASVHSGQVSSKQIDADIQEAIRLHEEGNFVEATKLFGRLADESGANNPLSQVLYGLALRHGWGCTPDPGKAVHYLTAAASNAASVEELAIQAGLKKGGAAKGELVLAIFELANCFRHGWGIDKDPIAAKQYYETAANLGDTDAMNEVAWCYLQGYGCKKDKYAAARYYRLAEKAGNKTLGNSWIWKEKYDPGNGKKK; from the exons ATGGGGCTCCGAGATGcactgaagaagaaggatgctATACAGCAAGACCAAGATGCAGATGGAAGAATGGCCGGTCCGGACATCACGTTTGTTCGCTCCGACACTGTCTCGCAGCAGGTGATTATGCCGTCGGACGAAAACGCCCTCGGCTACAACGACGGCTTGCtatcgccgtcgtcgacaaGCGGAGAGCACCGAAAGTCGAGGCGAAGCTTTGACTTTTTCCACTCGGATCAATCACGAAGCCCATCCGCGTCGTCCTCGACCAGTCAGAAATCCAAAAAGGAGAGCACCGCAAGACGCCTCTCCCATAGGCTACACCTGAGTCGCGCGCCTGAGACCTCGGACCATGTGCCCCAGAACCTGCCGGAGATTGTGGTCCCAAACGACGTGCaggatggagatgctgcagagctGCAGTGGGAGAAACGGGCCACCATGTTAGCCGGGCAGAATGATCGGGTGAGGAGTCGGCCGCCCTCAAGGGACGCCGCAGATGGCATGGCGCACATGAGCCTGGACAGCCCTCGCAGCCGGAGCGCTTCGGTGCACTCGGGACAGGTTTCGTCCAAACAGATCGATGCCGATATTCAGGAGGCGATTCGGCTGCATGAGGAGGGTAACTTTGTGGAAGCCACCAAGTTGTTCGGGCGCCTCGCAGACGAGAGCGGCGCCAATAACCCACTTAGCCAGGTCCTCTATGGGCTAGCACTCAG GCACGGCTGGGGTTGCACGCCAGACCCTGGGAAAGCGGTCCACTATCTaacggcagcagcctccaaTGCTGCATCAGTCGAGGAATTGGCGATCCAGGCCGGTCTGAAGAAGGGAGGAGCGGCAAAGGGAGAGCTAgtcctcgccatcttcgaATTGGCCAACTGCTTCCGCCACGGCTGGGGCATCGACAAAGATCCAATCGCCGCAAAGCAG TACTATGAGACCGCAGCGAACCTGGGCGATACTG ACGCTATGAACGAAGTTGCCTGGTGTTACCTGCAGGGTTATGGCTGTAAAAAGGACAAG TATGCCGCAGCCCGGTACTATCGACTGGCGGAGAAGGCTGGCAATAAGACACTAGGAAATTCATG GAtatggaaagaaaaatacgATCCAGGCAACGGTAAGAAGAAGTAA
- a CDS encoding uncharacterized protein (EggNog:ENOG41): MQPSQEQTNEQIFSLSAAQYNGVSDHDFLRPGRMPSKTRKNLAQALAELRDNAKQLGAAEVYTRTLLWDQIPNDVVRNFARMVVECNSAQNGQQCNEARS; this comes from the coding sequence ATGCAGCCCTCACAAGAGCAGACCAACGAGCAgatcttctccctctctgcTGCTCAGTACAACGGTGTTAGTGACCACGACTTCCTCCGCCCTGGCAGGATGCCCAGCAAGACTCGCAAGAACCTAGCCCAGGCTCTCGCTGAGCTGCGGGATAATGCCAAGCAGCTGGGTGCCGCCGAGGTTTACACTCGCACTCTCCTTTGGGACCAGATCCCCAACGACGTCGTCCGAAACTTTGCCAGAATGGTTGTAGAGTGCAACAGTGCTCAGAACGGACAGCAGTGCAACGAAGCACGATCATga
- a CDS encoding uncharacterized protein (EggNog:ENOG41): MNGYYSAPMAMDASPEQKFFKAEDNGSLDDSLLDQSGIDSGLDLSPPMDSRRESFGIGGPLFSPKTEDWQSVDMQSLPSNNPFYEPHSTSTNPYMRFDQPSANPFISSGNPWAMNGGSGTATPFQPRFGGMATDFEGNTSIFQQPIHAPTPFPTSGNMFANLADGQSMQDGQNAAKKMQDGSAAIRSHNDLRRGDGIRKKNARFEIPAERNLSNIDQLIAQSTDELEIKELKQQKRLLRNRQAALDSRQRKKQHTERLEDEKKHFTVVITDMEDELSTLKAKVEQLTLEKQQCVDYIETLAFEKDEMIRTHTIETGELRKKVGILTDHVQRLESSIPPPTLPPTTSPALTTTWKWPAPGTMASSTTLPMRLSRPWPWPRRTTTPSPRTARRLRLKAACSSCSSLLALLSCRAARCPPSPACLRMSELRQRISSTTSSRMPASVPLPACTLLLLSLPLPLGANPLAPVSWPAWLPMVLSHRPCS, encoded by the exons ATGAACGGCTACTATTCAGCACCTATGGCTATGGATGCCAGCCCTGAGCAGAAGTTCTTCAAGGCAGAGGACAACGGCAGCTTAGACGACAGCCTTCTTGACCAGAGCGGCATTGATTCAGGACTGGATCTTTCTCCTCCCATGGACAGCAGGCGAGAGTCTTTCGGCATCGGAgggcctctcttctctcccaagACCGAAGATTGGCAATCTGTCGACATGCAGTCGCTGCCCTCCAACAACCCCTTCTACGAACCtcacagcaccagcaccaacccCTACATGCGCTTCGACCAGCCCTCAGCCAACCCTTTCATCTCATCAGGCAATCCCTGGGCCATGAACGGAGGCTCCGGCACGGCCACGCCTTTCCAGCCGCGCTTCGGTGGCATGGCGACTGATTTTGAGGGCAACACCTCCATCTTTCAGCAGCCCATCCACGCTCCCACTCCTTTCCCCACCTCTGGCAACATGTTCGCCAACTTGGCTGATGGCCAGTCTATGCAAGACGGCCAAAATGCGGCCAAGAAGATGCAAGACGGCAGCGCTGCCATTCGATCTCACAACGATCTGCGACGCGGCGATGGCATCCGGAAGAAGAATGCTCGTTTCGAGATCCCCGCGGAGCGAAACTTGAGCAACATCGACCAGTTGATTGCCCAGTCTACGGATGAGTTGGAGATCAAGGAGCTCAAGCAACAGAAGCGACTGCTGCGAAATCGCCAAGCTGC CCTCGACTCTCGACAGCGCAAGAAGCAGCACACTGAGCgcctggaagatgagaagaagcattTCACCGTTGTCATCACTGACATGGAGGATGAACTTTCCaccctcaaggccaaggttgAGCAGCTCACtctcgagaagcagcagtgCGTTGATTACATCGAGACCCTCGCTTTTGAGAAGGACGAGATGATCCGCACTCACACTATCGAGACTGGCGAGCTGAGGAAAAAGGTTGGTATTCTGACCGACCACGTCCAGCGCCTGGAGAGCAGCATCCCCCCCCCAACGCTGCCGCCAACGACTTCTCCGGCTCTTACGACGACATGGAAATGGCCGGCACCTGGGACAATGGCTTCCTCAACGACTTTGCCGATGAGGTTAAGCCgcccatggccatggccaagaaggacaaCAACCCCTTCACCTCGGACAGCGAGAAGACTTCGTCTCAAGGCGGCCTGCTCTTCATGCTCTTCCTTGTTGGCGCTTTTGTCTTGTCGAGCCGCTCGATGCCCTCCATCCCCCGCGTGTCTGAGGATGTCCGAGTTGCGTCAGCGAATCTCCTCGACAACGTCTTCAAGGATGCCGGCGTCAGtgcctcttccagcatgCACGCTATTGCTCCTCAGCCTTCCGCTGCCACTTGGGGCCAACCCGTTAGCGCCAGTGTCATGGCCGGCATGGCTGCCGATGGTGTTGTCGCACCGTCCATGCTCGTAG
- a CDS encoding uncharacterized protein (TransMembrane:1 (o40-63i)), producing MPNQRACPGDISLASLSERFSVSALNDYCAFVLPRFRSYFYLFLFRLFFSFSSWVVISLVRFLTSTSASSPLTFRP from the exons ATGCCAAATCAACGTGCTTGTCCCGGAGATATCAGCCTAGCATCACTATCAGAGAG ATTTTCAGTATCAGCACTTAACGACTACTGTGCTTTTGTTCTTCCTCGTTTCCGCTCTTATTTCTACTTATTTCTctttcgcctctttttctctttttcttcttgggtCGTCATTTCTCTTGTTCGGTTTTTGACGTCGACCTCTGCATCCTCTCCCCTCACATTTCGGCCTTGA
- a CDS encoding uncharacterized protein (TransMembrane:1 (o87-105i)): MLVRHHLLKPEPQVQMGTKDTKIQAQPRTQLGSSFLAVRRYDGYSRGPSTFPRPSLSRDSSLTRGEGQHVLPSMAPPSTAVGSAEDFYFFYFHVIFFFLFPPQFWPFRARDFLQW, encoded by the coding sequence ATGTTGGTTCGACATCATTTGCTCAAGCCCGAACCCCAAGTTCAAATGGGAACAAAGGATACAAAAATTCAGGCTCAACCGAGAACCCAACTTGGCAGCTCGTTCTTGGCTGTGAGGAGATACGACGGGTATTCCAGAGGACCCTCTACTTTCCCTCGGCCATCCTTATCTCGTGATAGCAGTTTGACTCGCGGGGAGGGCCAGCACGTTCTTCCGTCTATGGCGCCACCATCCACTGCGGTTGGCTCGGCTGaagatttttattttttttattttcatgttatttttttttttctattcccCCCCCAATTCTGGCCATTCAGAGCTAGGGATTTCCTCCAGTGGTAA
- a CDS encoding uncharacterized protein (EggNog:ENOG41) codes for MSNLFSGINARFRGGPKSPSPSQSSQGPLPHPSSDVASSPKISSARLPERTPSFPASVSSPQPGGMAQPDAMATGDDVINSYHLPRPLPLWLNSNCAKHIVKGNFMTLSARPKTVEQGEWVAHQVVEHYRNLWNFVQVVHAKEETGNTICNPTSCPRMSAGANHSFTWLNSRREPVELPAHEYMTLMQRWIAGKVDDTAIFPTDPAGVSHSHNPAMSSTPLSQLTNPGESDWTGKRSGFPEKFIDICQMIFRQMFRVYAHLYWAHFSEPYYHLNLEKQLNSCFSHFLLTATALDMLGKQDLEPMQPLIDLWAANGTFPPESKVYEYANLQAGERLIQLAGVV; via the exons ATGTCCAACCTCTTTTCTGGCAT CAACGCTCGTTTCCGAGGCGGGCCTAAAAGCCCATCCCCATCACAGAGCTCCCAGGGCCCCCTGCCGCATCCCTCATCCGACGTCGCCTCATCTCCCAAGATATCTTCGGCCAGGCTACCTGAGAGAACTCCCTCTTTTCCCGCCTCAGTCTCTTCTCCTCAGCCTGGTGGAATGGCCCAACCAGACGCAATGGCTACCGGCGATGATGTTATCAACTCTTACCACCTCCCGCGGCCGCTTCCGCTGTGGCTCAACTCCAACTGTGCAAAGCACATCGTCAAGGGAAACTTTATGACCCTGAGCGCACGGCCAAAGACAGTTGAGCAAGGAGAATGGGTAGCTCACCAGG TTGTCGAGCACTATCGTAACCTGTGGAATTTTGTCCAGGTAGTTCACGCAAAGGAGGAGACGGGGAATACCATTTGCAATCCGACTTCTTGTCCTCGAATGTCTGCTGGAGC AAACCACTCCTTCACTTGGCTCAATAGCCGACGTGAGCCAGTCGAATTACCGGCTCATGAATACATGACCCTGATGCAGCGATGGATCGCCGGAAAGGTTGATGATACCGCCATCTTCCCAACCGATCCTGCTGGCGTCTCTCATTCTCACAACCCTGCCATGTCTTCAACTCCGCTGTCTCAGCTCACCAACCCCGGAGAGAGCGACTGGACCGGCAAGCGATCTGGCTTCCCAGAAAAGTTCATTGACATTTGTCAGATGATATTCCGCCAAATGTTCCGAGTGTATGCTCATCTCTACTGGGCACACTTTTCAGAACCCTACTACCACCTCAacttggagaagcagctgaacaGCTGCTTTTCCCACTTTTTGCTAACGGCCACGGCGCTGGACATGCTGGGCAAGCAGGACCTGGAGCCGATGCAGCCTCTGATCGACCTCTGGGCGGCCAACGGGACGTTTCCTCCCGAGTCCAAGGTTTATGAGTATGCCAACCTCCAAGCTGGCGAGCGATTGATTCAACTTGCAGGCGTTGTTTAG